A single Dunckerocampus dactyliophorus isolate RoL2022-P2 chromosome 2, RoL_Ddac_1.1, whole genome shotgun sequence DNA region contains:
- the prr12a gene encoding proline-rich protein 12 — translation MDRNYPGTGFGDLGAGAGWSYERSAKASLVYGSSRSSHPESELLHRQAYATPHPLQGYATNHHPGSSGQGGAWGAAGRSLGLSGLFDTGLHHASPSAPDASVMNLISALESRGPQAPPSASSLLSQFRTPSWQTAMHTPAPPELFISGALPGSGSFPSSSALSAYQHPASFSSRSFPGASLSLQDTPTFSPTSNGLLSPHDPLLHIKAPSQSSLGFDRLLSSQGAAAAAYRGSQDPTGATSAQASSARHLQPHQFNLLSSQLQDQSSQLYNASVFSSAQPQAQSQSQSNSAQERAVPRQDSVIKHYQRPTPAQPQLSSSAAHSLQHYLSCGGAGYQQIATHHRHAGLSCSPLGDQSPSSDHKASSRTEQYRPIIQPPYSSSTSSSSSTTGKGTKSSSSSGYSSASSASSSRTPLTPPSASSTSSSSSSSSATPGAHPSNSIPTSSSSAAPSRQQPPPQPAPPPPAPQQQQPPPTTTSTPQSLPKSCLPGYGSPVPPVKTPTSALTGQTPPQQQTQSYSPNQPPTSHLAQSYGGFSSPQAQDLSSSTGAKGYGSLGGRSQSYSTDIYGTDSAYGSLPSSLGGAGSPSLGYGAPGHSPALLRSSGSSGSGASGGGSSSGAASGNSGSSGGAGNGMTSERGGGGSGGGSYHIPDSSPSPSGNSGIIRPGLHSPVPACPTQSPGGAGSNKYISSVLSPTFLSSPQGYPDTRAPSSQPQSYHPPSSKTKADTSMLGVGSQRSQEEVDDDDEFLIQHLLQAQASPAPPASHHHPQQQPQQTSQQTQPQPQSAPPTTDAGKGLSYDMGKSSEERYHPQSVIRTHSATSSAGVGNAASAGSISGLEGQLEMSLKKQQQHQQHHHQQQQRNERPVGSSRSSGGRGSGEQVHSHLLHHDNLGSVVHYGRGDPYTQHSLAPQHSSHNQHVSSHSQIPPHTQMELQKKERAEIPYPRKTPEIQPQHSQPQTAASLMDSPTDQSHQPPHLLQSVLSHTTRNKLDPHPQHHKMDTHQQHQQHHKMDAHRQHQQHHKIDSHPPHQQHPKMDSHSQHQQHHKMDSHQQHHKIDSHPQQQQHSISQQQAVMESAGGRLGSNKHQAQAQSQTTQLQLQLQSQALEVAAAHYNHGPSSHQHEQGQVKQSPVVSSLDMLERSLSQTSSTDVVIAEDRRGGVGSGGRSGGSGERHRQQQQEQQQRQHPSHHHPPPHSASELHSFLSEPEIGMPTPSHMHHLSQHHPQQQQQHPSSQHQQAHPHHPHAQPQTPHPHHIPPPSAPAHPQSQSDPQQPLPSQLTPQQSQLDQQRSEQHQFDTVSPVEKADQSQQSNRFVPLTSICFPDSLLQDEDRSFFPGMEDMFCAEDYKSSCAGGAGPGQQEMNESHSVQEGMGSMKAGQSGGGPGGGSGAGYDMMGHHGDQGYEPYCHSLEEPSNNTMTLDLDSLKTHELPSTVNTEQLGLIQSQGPPMGMGPNTAGPNTPGAKMSSGPGGASTGAGSGGLQSPIFCSSRPKKLLKSSSFHLLKERRDPNTLPKKSYAQEYEFEDDEDKADQPADIRLNSRRLPDLLPDLVSSCRKGGGSGSLSPLMGDIDFYHSSGYPSMGGHSLLPQDGPKKRGRKPTRPKREGPPRPRGRPRIRPMPEPYTPRGMMGDIGGTVGSGGGFSVEGRGRGRGRGSRGRGGRREDMYMEMSGKEQEQLHHHQQQLHHQPQQHEPIPPLKIKLPIPMSSSDALLRTDSLSGTDPALSDGSVGSAPSLGLSPGPCSTENTRTQDKNKQKSQMMNEGVDGDGLEERGDEKDSESKAGLVASFLDFLKTGKRPPSLDISPGMEPDNGESSPCKSAGLRPLSPAPPPPPPPPPFGDSEGNGGLALGSCPSPKRLEDELKRNLETLPSFSSDEEDSVGKNQDLQKSISSAISALYDTPQLTANIHPPLPPPPPPQLQASHSPLTPTLQPPTLSPQPAMHTPHAQLQPDEPGILQSEEENMDESKEGNEEERSTRGDEEIDMMEEREPQLETLGAPKLEVSLPEIPPAAATPEPPSVPPSPASSSSSSSPSPSPLPPLSLPSPLPPPPPPEEQRENSKPPSPVAAKSPTPPPPLTATFPPPATPPPPSTTSPSHPAQASPQKESPTPSPESAASPEEERPPPKITSLHLAQKQEDAAIAGESEEDESESGGEGIFRERDEFVVRVEDIRTLKLALQTGREPPPIWRVQKALLQKFSPEIKDGQRQFCATSNYLGYFGDAKRRYQRIYVKFLENVNKKDYVRVCSRRPWRRATPALRRQSFPRMASPPSNQAPPKEERLTPPNQRDKEPKEKTRTSTPPTKEQREKKEVPAALAKAKEKEREADKDKDKRVQTSQEKAEKRTADRARAKDERKALERKEKPERPPKSKSAKVKAEPPPKKRKKWLKEAPSSSDTDSSDEAASENEMPVKGGVNNRAMREMFRSYVEMLVSTALDPDMIQALEDTDDELYLPPMRKIDGILSEQKRRLLRRVSMSSQHQEVLHVYPQIIVDPLDLGVVRVRLSGDAYNRKTLNRVKKSLPKPQDLKLSSESYRIYSLYHSLHHYKYHTFLQCKKETNTIEQAAEDPGQEEVVQQCMANQSWLDTLFGSFIELLTLSTKA, via the exons ATGGATAGAAATTACCCGGGAACAGGGTTCGGCGATTTGGGCGCTGGAGCAGGATGGAGTTACGAGAGATCGGCCAAAGCAAG TCTTGTCTATGGGAGTTCCAGATCATCCCACCCTGAATCAGAGCTCCTTCACCGCCAAGCCTACGCCACCCCACACCCTCTGCAGGGCTATGCCACCAATCACCACCCAGGGAGCTCCGGCCAAGGCGGGGCTTGGGGAGCAGCTGGACGGAGTTTGG GTCTGTCGGGGCTGTTTGACACCGGCCTGCACCACGCCAGCCCCTCGGCGCCTGACGCCTCTGTCATGAATCTGATTTCGGCCCTGGAGTCTCGAGGTCCCCAGGCTCCTCCCTCTGCCTCTTCCTTACTCTCCCAGTTCCGAACACCATCCTGGCAGACAG CGATGCACACACCTGCTCCTCCGGAATTATTCATTTCTGGAGCACTTCCCGGCTCTGGCtccttcccctcctcctccgCTCTCTCAGCCTATCAACACCCAGCATCTTTTTCCAGCCGCTCCTTCCCTGGTGCCTCCCTTTCCCTCCAGGACACACCCACGTTTAGCCCCACATCCAATGGTCTGCTCTCCCCACATGACCCCTTACTCCACATCAAGGCTCCCTCCCAGTCTAGTTTGGGTTTTGACAGACTCCTGTCCTCGCAGGGGGCTGCAGCAGCCGCTTACAGGGGCAGTCAAGACCCTACGGGTGCCACATCAGCCCAGGCATCCTCTGCTAGGCACCTGCAGCCTCACCAGTTCAACCTGCTTTCATCACAGCTCCAGGATCAGTCCTCCCAGCTGTATAATGCCTCAGTATTCTCCTCAGCCCAGCCCCAAGCTCAGTCCCAGTCCCAGTCCAATTCGGCTCAGGAGCGGGCCGTGCCCAGACAGGACAGCGTCATCAAGCACTACCAGCGGCCCACGCCAGCACAGCCGCAACTTTCGTCGTCTGCTGCCCACTCCTTGCAGCACTACCTCAGCTGTGGAGGGGCAGGCTACCAACAAATCGCCACCCATCACAGGCATGCTGGACTATCTTGCAGTCCACTGGGTGACCAGAGCCCCTCATCTGACCACAAGGCCTCCTCTCGCACAGAGCAATACCGGCCAATCATCCAGCCTCCGTATTCTTCATcaacctcctcctcttcttccactACCGGGAAAGGCACCAAAAGCAGCTCCAGCAGTGGCTACTCATCTGCCAGTTCAGCATCATCCTCAAGAACTCCACTCACACCCCCTTCTGCATCCTCTacttcctcatcctcctcatcttcTTCTGCCACCCCTGGGGCTCACCCTTCCAACTCAATCCCCACCTCCAGTTCAAGTGCAGCACCCTCCAGGCAGCAACCGCCCCCTCAACCGGCTCCACCTCCCCCAGCCCCTCAGCAGCAACAGCCTCCTCCCACCACCACCTCAACACCTCAGTCACTCCCAAAATCCTGCCTACCTGGCTATGGTTCTCCTGTGCCCCCTGTGAAAACCCCCACCTCTGCTCTTACAGGTCAAACCCCACCTCAACAGCAGACTCAGTCATACTCTCCAAATCAGCCCCCAACTTCTCACCTGGCTCAGTCTTATGGAGGCTTCAGTTCCCCACAAGCCCAGGACCTGAGCTCAAGTACTGGTGCCAAAGGTTATGGAAGTTTAGGAGGGCGGAGTCAGTCATACTCTACTGACATATATGGCACTGATTCTGCTTACGGATCACTTCCTTCTTCTCTGGGTGGAGCTGGAAGCCCATCACTGGGCTATGGTGCCCCAGGCCATTCCCCTGCGCTTTTAAGGTCCAGTGGTTCATCAGGTAGTGGAGCATCTGGCGGAGGAAGCAGCAGTGGTGCTGCAAGTGGAAACTCCGGGTCAAGTGGAGGAGCAGGAAATGGCATGACCAGTGAGAGAGGTGGGGGAGGTAGTGGGGGAGGGTCTTATCATATTCCAGACTCTAGTCCCTCCCCATCTGGAAACTCGGGCATTATACGCCCTGGGTTGCACTCCCCAGTGCCTGCATGTCCCACGCAATCTCCTGGAGGTGCTGGTTCTAATAAATACATCTCGTCAGTCCTCTCTCCAACTTTCCTAAGCTCCCCACAGGGCTACCCCGACACCAGAGCTCCCAGCTCCCAACCTCAGTCCTATCATCCCCCCTCTTCCAAAACAAAGGCTGACACTTCAATGCTTGGGGTTGGTTCTCAGAGATCCCAAGAGGAAGTAGACGATGACGACGAGTTCTTGATCCAGCACCTGCTGCAGGCACAAGCGAGTCCTGCTCCCCCGGCTTCCCATCACCACCCCCAACAACAGCCCCAACAGACATCCCAGCAAACGCAGCCACAGCCTCAATCAGCACCACCGACAACTGATGCAGGCAAAGGCCTTAGCTATGACATGGGAAAGTCCTCTGAGGAAAGGTACCACCCTCAGAGTGTCATTCGCACCCACAGCGCCACATCCTCTGCTGGAGTAGGTAATGCAGCTTCTGCAGGGTCTATCTCCGGGCTGGAAGGTCAGCTGGAGATGTCATTGAAGAAACAGCAgcaacatcaacaacatcacCACCAACAGCAACAAAGGAATGAGAGGCCTGTTGGGAGCAGCAGGAGTAGTGGAGGCCGAGGCAGTGGTGAACAAGTGCACTCGCACCTTCTTCACCATGACAACCTCGGCTCAGTTGTCCACTATGGGCGCGGGGACCCTTACACGCAACACTCACTTGCTCCCCAACACTCCTCACATAATCAACATGTGTCTTCACATTCGCAGATACCACCCCACACCCAGATGGAGCTACAGAAGAAGGAGCGTGCCGAAATCCCTTATCCTCGAAAAAcaccagaaatccagccacagCATTCCCAACCTCAAACCGCTGCATCTCTTATGGACTCCCCCACAGATCAGTCCCACCAGCCGCCCCACCTCCTCCAGTCCGTGCTGTCCCATACAACCCGCAACAAACTGGACCCTCATCCACAGCACCACAAGATGGACACGCACCAACAGCATCAACAACACCACAAGATGGATGCACACCGGCAACACCAACAACACCATAAAATCGACTCCCACCCACCACATCAGCAACACCCTAAAATGGACTCCCATTCTCAGCATCAGCAGCACCACAAGATGGACTCGCATCAGCAACACCACAAGATTGACTCTCATCCGCAACAACAGCAGCACTCCATCAGCCAACAGCAAGCTGTGATGGAGAGTGCTGGTGGGCGACTTGGTTCAAATAAGCATCAAGCTCAAGCTCAGTCCCAAACTACTCAGCTCCAACTTCAACTCCAGTCACAGGCTTTAGAGGTGGCAGCTGCACATTACAACCACGGACCCTCTTCACATCAACATGAACAGGGCCAGGTTAAACAAAGCCCAGTGGTTTCTTCTTTAGACATGCTGGAGCGCTCTCTTTCGCAAACATCCAGCACTGACGTAGTCATTGCAGAGGACAGACGTGGTGGTGTCGGTAGTGGGGGAAGGAGCGGAGGAAGTGGCGAACGCCACAGACAGCAAcagcaggagcagcagcagaggCAGCACCCGTCTCACCATCACCCACCACCACACTCAGCCTCAGAACTCCACTCTTTCCTTTCAGAGCCGGAAATCGGCATGCCCACCCCTTCCCACATGCACCACCTTTCACAACACCAcccacagcagcaacagcagcacccCAGCTCTCAACACCAACAAGCCCATCCACACCATCCTCACGCCCAGCCACAGACCCCACACCCTCACCATATACCCCCTCCCTCTGCCCCTGCCCACCCCCAATCACAATCTGATCCGCAGCAGCCCCTCCCATCCCAACTCACTCCCCAGCAGAGCCAGCTAGACCAGCAGCGCTCAGAAcagcaccagtttgacacagtCAGCCCAGTGGAGAAAGCAGACCAGAGCCAACAAAGTAACCGCTTTGTTCCGCTCACATCCATCTGCTTTCCTGACTCCCTTCTCCAAGATGAGGACCGTTCCTTTTTTCCAGGCATGGAAGACATGTTTTGTGCAGAGGACTACAAATCAAGCTGTGCTGGTGGTGCAGGACCGGGGCAGCAGGAGATGAATGAAAGCCATTCTGTGCAAGAGGGTATGGGCTCCATGAAAGCTGGACAGAGTGGAGGTGGACCTGGGGGAGGTAGTGGAGCTGGCTATGATATGATGGGTCATCATGGAGATCAGGGTTATGAGCCATACTGTCATAGCCTGGAAGAGCCCAGCAACAACACAATGACACTGGATCTTGACTCCCTTAAAACACATGAACTGCCCTCCACTGTTAACACTGAACAACTGGGTTTAATTCAGTCCCAGGGCCCACCTATGGGTATGGGCCCTAATACCGCTGGACCCAACACTCCTGGTGCAAAGATGTCATCTGGGCCTGGAGGAGCCAGCACAGGAGCAGGTTCAGGGGGCCTTCAGTCTCCGATTTTCTGCTCATCTCGTCCGAAGAAGCTCCTCAAGTCTAGTTCGTTCCATCTCTTAAAGGAGCGCAGAGACCCTAACACACTGCCGAAGAAAAGTTATGCTCAAGAGTACGAATTTGAAGATGACGAGGATAAAGCAGACCAGCCAGCTGACATCAGGTTGAACAGCCGCAGGCTTCCTGACCTCCTTCCAGACTTGGTGTCCAGCTGCAGGAAAGGAGGAGGCAGTGGGTCTCTCAGTCCTCTAATGGGCGACATTGACTTCTACCACTCCTCTGGCTACCCATCAATGGGGGGACACTCTCTGTTGCCTCAAGATGGCCCTAAGAAGAGAGGCAGGAAGCCAACTAGGCCGAAGAGGGAGGGCCCTCCTCGGCCCAGAGGCAGGCCTCGTATCCGCCCCATGCCTGAGCCTTACACACCGCGAGGAATGATGGGAGATATTGGAGGAACAGTAGGCAGCGGAGGGGGATTCAGTGTGGAGGGGCGAGGGAGGGGCAGGGGCCGCGGGAGCCGAGGAAGAGGAGGTCGGAGAGAGGATATGTACATGGAAATGAGTGGGAAGGAGCAGGAGCAGCTGCATCACCATCAGCAACAGCTCCATCACCAACCTCAACAACATGAACCTATCCCACCTCTGAAG ATCAAGTTGCCAATTCCCATGTCCTCCTCCGATGCCTTGCTGAGGACAGACTCTCTGTCTGGCACAGACCCCGCTTTGTCTGATGGCTCTGTAGGCTCAGCACCCTCACTTGGGCTGAGTCCTGGTCCATGCAGCACTGAGAACACCAGGAcacaggacaaaaacaagcagaaAAGCCAGATGATGAATGAAGGAGTAGATGGGGACGGTCTGGAGGAAAGG GGTGATGAGAAGGATTCTGAATCCAAGGCTGGCTTAGTCGCTTCTTTCTTAGACTTCCTCAAAACCGGGAAGAGACCCCCAAGCTTGGATATTTCCCCCGGAATGGAACCTGATAATGGTGAAAGCTCCCCTTGCAAATCAGCGGGTCTGCGTCCATTATCCCCAGCACCTCCTCCAcccccgccaccaccaccatttgggGACAGTGAAGGGAATGGCGGTCTGGCCCTGGGCAGCTGCCCCAGCCCTAAGCGCTTGGAGGATGAGTTGAAGAGGAACCTAGAGACCTTGCCATCGTTCTCTTCTGATGAGGAGGACTCTGTTGGAAAGAATCAGGACCTCCAGAAAAGCATCTCCTCAGCCATTTCCGCCCTGTATGACACTCCTCAGCTGACAGCTAACATCCATCCACCGTtacctcctcctccgcctcctcagCTACAGGCTTCTCACTCCCCTCTAACACCAACACTGCAGCCTCCGACCCTTAGCCCTCAACCTGCTATGCATACACCCCATGCACAACTCCAGCCAGACGAACCTGGCATCCTCCAGTCAGAGGAAGAAAACATGGACGAGAGCAAGGAGGGGAATGAAGAGGAGAGGAGCACCAGAGGGGATGAGGAGATTGATATGATGGAGGAGCGAGAGCCTCAGCTTGAGACTCTTGGTGCTCCAAAGCTTGAAG TGTCCCTCCCGGAGATTCCTCCTGCAGCAGCAACGCCCGAACCTCCCTCCGTCCCACCCTctcctgcctcctcctcctcctcctcatctccctcTCCTTCCCcccttcctcctctctctctgccctcacctcttcctcctcccccaCCACCCGAGGAACAACGGGAGAACTCCAAGCCTCCGAGTCCCGTTGCTGCCAAATCTCcgactcctccacctcctctaaCCGCTACTTTCCCTCCACCtgccactcctcctcctccttctacGACTTCCCCTTCTCATCCTGCTCAAGCATCTCCTCAGAAGGAGTCTCCCACACCCTCCCCAGAGTCCGCCGCCTCTCCCGAAGAAGAGCGACCACCTCCAAAGATCACCTCCTTGCACCTTGCTCAGAAGCAAGAGGATGCAGCCATTGCTGGAGAGAGTGAGGAGGATGAGAGCGAGAGCGGTGGGGAGGGCATCTTCAGAGAGAGGGATGAGTTTGTGGTGCGGGTGGAGGACATTCGAACACTCAAG TTGGCCCTGCAGACAGGCCGGGAGCCTCCACCCATCTGGAGGGTGCAGAAAGCCCTGCTGCAGAAGTTCAGCCCAGAGATCAAAGATGGACAGAGACAGTTCTGTGCTACAAGCAAT TATCTTGGCTACTTCGGAGATGCCAAAAGACGTTACCAGCGCATCTATGTAAAGTTTTTGGAGAACGTCAACAAGAAGGACTACGTCAGAGTCTGCTCTCGAAGGCCGTGGCGCAGAGCCACTCCTGCTCTCAG GCGCCAGTCCTTCCCCAGAATGGCTTCCCCTCCCTCAAACCAAGCACCACCAAAAGAGGAGAGATTGACTCCCCCCAACCAGCGGGACAAGGAGCCGAAGGAGAAAACGAGAACGAGCACACCGCCAACAAAGGAACAACGTGAGAAAAAGGAGGTCCCAGCTGCATTGGCTAAGGCCAAGGAGAAAGAGCGTGAGGCGGATAAAGACAAGGACAAGCGAGTACAGACGTCTCAGGAGAAAGCGGAGAAACGCACCGCAGATCGCGCGAGGGCCAAGGACGAGAGGAAAGCATtggagaggaaggagaaaccTGAGCGACCACCAAAGTCCAAATCAGCCAAGGTGAAGGCAGAACCTCCCCctaagaagaggaagaagtggcTGAAGGAGGCTCCCTCCTCGTCTGACACGGACTCATCGGATGAAGCCGCTAGTGAAAATGAAA TGCCCGTGAAAGGGGGTGTGAACAATCGAGCCATGAGGGAAATGTTCCGCAGCTACGTGGAAATGCTTGTCAGCACAGCACTGGACCCTGACATGATCCAAGCCTTGGAAGATACAGATG ATGAGCTTTACCTCCCCCCCATGAGGAAGATCGACGGCATCCTCAGCGAACAGAAGCGGAGGTTATTGAGGAGAGTCAGCATGAGCTCTCAGCATCAG GAGGTTCTGCATGTGTACCCCCAGATTATTGTAGACCCCTTGGACTTGGGAGTGGTGAGGGTGCGGCTTAGTGGGGACGCCTACAACCGCAAGACTCTCAACAGAGTCAAGAAAAGCCTGCCTAAACCACAG